From a single Nicotiana tabacum cultivar K326 chromosome 8, ASM71507v2, whole genome shotgun sequence genomic region:
- the LOC107787323 gene encoding beta-galactosidase 17 isoform X2: protein MSSMKFEIDRFSGRNNFNIWKIQIMALLRREGSIHAIDGKYPKDISAPDKEKIEGDALSAIQLSLAPNVLCEVSTGTEETAKQLWEKLEGLYQDRSVTTRMLLQRRLHTFKMGSGNSLQDHLDAFNKLVMDLQIAGIKKEEETLACALLFSLTSGYRDIENSMMYSKEPIKLEQVRQALNSSDVRRHIEGDRDDQASGLFVRGRTSQQGKSKSKHRSKSRVNKKNIECWSCGKKGHFERDCPMSKSKKKASASTVEQVERWWGILLPKIVSYAYKNGGPIMMVQIENEFGSYGDDKAYLHHLARIARRHLGDDVILYTTDGGSRENLNKGTIPGDTVFSAVDFTTGDDPWPNFKLQKEFNAPGKSPPLSTEFYTGWLTHWGEHIANTDATVTATYLERILSRNGSAVLYMAHGGTNFGFYNGANTGADESDYKPDLTSYDYDAPIKESGDIDNPKYQALRRVIAKYTAAPLASVPPNNEKKAYGLIKLQKTKSLFNIIDTKYFDGVTESEDPLAMESLGQMFGFMFYVSDYKAKANGSLLFIPKVRDRGQVFISCPSNSNEEIPKYVGTIARWSNTPIRLPHTQCSSGSKIYILVENMGRINYGQYIFDKKGILSPVYLGGEPLHKWKMLPIPFHNLNEDQQINSVISDAYTNLGNSVRKNLKNRINYHPEPAFYAGHLTVDEVKDTFLSFRGWSKGVAFINGYNIGRFWPVKFAFLFLPLGHSVTFMFPLRSCTKGKTFWSFLS, encoded by the exons atgagttccatgaagtttgaaattgatagattcagtggacgcaacaacttcaatatctggaagatccagataatggcgttactgcggagggaaggttcaatccatgctattgacggaaagtatcctaaggatatatcagctcccgacaaggagaagattgaaggggatgcattgagtgcaatccaactatcccttgcacctaacgtgctttgtgaagtgagtacgggtaccgaagagacggccaaacaattatgggaaaagctagaagggctataccaagaccgatcagtgacaacaaggatgttgttacaacggcgtcttcacacatttaagatggggtcaggtaattcgttacaagatcatttagatgcgttcaataaacttgtcatggacttacagattgcaggaattaaaaaggaggaggagacgcttgcatgtgctttgctattttcattgacttcaggatatcgtgatattgagaattcaatgatgtatagcaaggagcctatcaagcttgagcaagtgcggcaggcacttaactctagtgatgtgcggaggcacattgaaggagatagagatgaccaggcaagtggactctttgtgagaggccggactagtcaacagggaaagagcaaatcaaagcacagatcaaagtctcgtgtgaacaagaagaatatAGAGTGTTGGAgttgtggcaagaaggggcactttgaacgagactgcccaatgtcaaagtccaagaaaaaggcgagtgcatccacagttgaacag GTTGAGAGATGGTGGGGAATTTTGCTGCCGAAGATAGTCTCTTATGCATACAAAAATGGCGGCCCTATAATGATGGTCCAG ATAGAAAATGAATTTGGTTCATATGGAGATGACAAGGCCTACCTGCATCATTTAGCAAGGATAGCCCGCAGACACCTTGGAGATGATGTTATTCT ATATACTACAGATGGAGGTTCAAGAGAAAATCTTAACAAAGGGACTATTCCTGGGGATACTGTCTTTTCAG CTGTCGATTTTACAACTGGAGACGATCCATGGCCCAATTTTAAGTTGCAAAAAGAGTTCAATGCACCAGGGAAATCACCACCTCTTTCTAC GGAGTTCTACACTGGCTGGCTCACGCACTGGGGAGAGCATATTGCAAATACTGATGCAACTGTTACAGCAACTTACTTAGAACGGATCTTGTCAAGAAATGGATCAGCTGTGCTCTAC ATGGCGCATGGTGGAACaaattttgggttttataatGGTGCAAATACTGGTGCAGACGAGTCTGATTACAAGCCTGATCTTACATCCTATGATTAT GATGCACCTATCAAAGAATCTGGCGACATTGACAATCCAAAATACCAAG CTCTTCGGAGGGTGATTGCAAAATATACTGCAGCGCCTCTTGCCTCAGTTCCTCCCAATAATGAAAAGAAAGCATATGGCCTTATTAAGTTGCAGAAGACTAAATCTCTGTTCAACATAATTGATACTAAATACTTTGATGGTGTCACTGAATCTGAAGACCCACTTGCAATGGAGTCTTTGGGCCAG ATGTTTGGCTTCATGTTTTATGTTTCTGATTACAAAGCAAAAGCTAATGGAAGTTTGTTGTTCATACCAAAG GTGCGTGACAGGGGGCAAGTATTCATTTCATGCCCTTCAAACAGCAATGAAGAAATTCCAAAATATGTAGGCACTATAGCTAGATGGTCAAATACTCCAATCAGGCTTCCTCATACTCAATGTTCTTCTGGTAGCAAAATTTATATACTG GTAGAAAATATGGGGCGTATAAACTATGGGCAATATATCTTTGACAAGAAG GGTATACTGTCTCCTGTTTATTTAGGTGGCGAGCCGCTGCATAAGTGGAAAATGTTGCCTATTCCTTTTCACAATCTGAATGAGGATCAACAGATTAATTCTGTTATTTCAGATGCATACACCAACCTTGGAAATTCTGTGCGGAAGAATCTGAAAAATAGAATAA ATTATCATCCAGAGCCAGCTTTCTATGCTGGTCATCTTACAGTTGATGAAGTGAAAGACACTTTTTTGTCATTTCGTGGCTGGAGTAAAGGGGTTGCATTTATCAATGGATATAATATAGGAAGATTTTGGCCGGTAAAATTTGCCTTTTTATTTCT TCCTTTGGGCCACAGTGTAACCTTTATGTTCCCGCTCCGTTCCTGCACAAAGGGAAAAACCTTTTG GTCATTCTTGAGTTAG
- the LOC107787323 gene encoding beta-galactosidase 17 isoform X1, whose product MSSMKFEIDRFSGRNNFNIWKIQIMALLRREGSIHAIDGKYPKDISAPDKEKIEGDALSAIQLSLAPNVLCEVSTGTEETAKQLWEKLEGLYQDRSVTTRMLLQRRLHTFKMGSGNSLQDHLDAFNKLVMDLQIAGIKKEEETLACALLFSLTSGYRDIENSMMYSKEPIKLEQVRQALNSSDVRRHIEGDRDDQASGLFVRGRTSQQGKSKSKHRSKSRVNKKNIECWSCGKKGHFERDCPMSKSKKKASASTVEQVERWWGILLPKIVSYAYKNGGPIMMVQIENEFGSYGDDKAYLHHLARIARRHLGDDVILYTTDGGSRENLNKGTIPGDTVFSAVDFTTGDDPWPNFKLQKEFNAPGKSPPLSTEFYTGWLTHWGEHIANTDATVTATYLERILSRNGSAVLYMAHGGTNFGFYNGANTGADESDYKPDLTSYDYDAPIKESGDIDNPKYQALRRVIAKYTAAPLASVPPNNEKKAYGLIKLQKTKSLFNIIDTKYFDGVTESEDPLAMESLGQMFGFMFYVSDYKAKANGSLLFIPKVRDRGQVFISCPSNSNEEIPKYVGTIARWSNTPIRLPHTQCSSGSKIYILVENMGRINYGQYIFDKKGILSPVYLGGEPLHKWKMLPIPFHNLNEDQQINSVISDAYTNLGNSVRKNLKNRINYHPEPAFYAGHLTVDEVKDTFLSFRGWSKGVAFINGYNIGRFWPSFGPQCNLYVPAPFLHKGKNLLVILELEVPNAELFVTSVDQPDFTCGSANSKVHQI is encoded by the exons atgagttccatgaagtttgaaattgatagattcagtggacgcaacaacttcaatatctggaagatccagataatggcgttactgcggagggaaggttcaatccatgctattgacggaaagtatcctaaggatatatcagctcccgacaaggagaagattgaaggggatgcattgagtgcaatccaactatcccttgcacctaacgtgctttgtgaagtgagtacgggtaccgaagagacggccaaacaattatgggaaaagctagaagggctataccaagaccgatcagtgacaacaaggatgttgttacaacggcgtcttcacacatttaagatggggtcaggtaattcgttacaagatcatttagatgcgttcaataaacttgtcatggacttacagattgcaggaattaaaaaggaggaggagacgcttgcatgtgctttgctattttcattgacttcaggatatcgtgatattgagaattcaatgatgtatagcaaggagcctatcaagcttgagcaagtgcggcaggcacttaactctagtgatgtgcggaggcacattgaaggagatagagatgaccaggcaagtggactctttgtgagaggccggactagtcaacagggaaagagcaaatcaaagcacagatcaaagtctcgtgtgaacaagaagaatatAGAGTGTTGGAgttgtggcaagaaggggcactttgaacgagactgcccaatgtcaaagtccaagaaaaaggcgagtgcatccacagttgaacag GTTGAGAGATGGTGGGGAATTTTGCTGCCGAAGATAGTCTCTTATGCATACAAAAATGGCGGCCCTATAATGATGGTCCAG ATAGAAAATGAATTTGGTTCATATGGAGATGACAAGGCCTACCTGCATCATTTAGCAAGGATAGCCCGCAGACACCTTGGAGATGATGTTATTCT ATATACTACAGATGGAGGTTCAAGAGAAAATCTTAACAAAGGGACTATTCCTGGGGATACTGTCTTTTCAG CTGTCGATTTTACAACTGGAGACGATCCATGGCCCAATTTTAAGTTGCAAAAAGAGTTCAATGCACCAGGGAAATCACCACCTCTTTCTAC GGAGTTCTACACTGGCTGGCTCACGCACTGGGGAGAGCATATTGCAAATACTGATGCAACTGTTACAGCAACTTACTTAGAACGGATCTTGTCAAGAAATGGATCAGCTGTGCTCTAC ATGGCGCATGGTGGAACaaattttgggttttataatGGTGCAAATACTGGTGCAGACGAGTCTGATTACAAGCCTGATCTTACATCCTATGATTAT GATGCACCTATCAAAGAATCTGGCGACATTGACAATCCAAAATACCAAG CTCTTCGGAGGGTGATTGCAAAATATACTGCAGCGCCTCTTGCCTCAGTTCCTCCCAATAATGAAAAGAAAGCATATGGCCTTATTAAGTTGCAGAAGACTAAATCTCTGTTCAACATAATTGATACTAAATACTTTGATGGTGTCACTGAATCTGAAGACCCACTTGCAATGGAGTCTTTGGGCCAG ATGTTTGGCTTCATGTTTTATGTTTCTGATTACAAAGCAAAAGCTAATGGAAGTTTGTTGTTCATACCAAAG GTGCGTGACAGGGGGCAAGTATTCATTTCATGCCCTTCAAACAGCAATGAAGAAATTCCAAAATATGTAGGCACTATAGCTAGATGGTCAAATACTCCAATCAGGCTTCCTCATACTCAATGTTCTTCTGGTAGCAAAATTTATATACTG GTAGAAAATATGGGGCGTATAAACTATGGGCAATATATCTTTGACAAGAAG GGTATACTGTCTCCTGTTTATTTAGGTGGCGAGCCGCTGCATAAGTGGAAAATGTTGCCTATTCCTTTTCACAATCTGAATGAGGATCAACAGATTAATTCTGTTATTTCAGATGCATACACCAACCTTGGAAATTCTGTGCGGAAGAATCTGAAAAATAGAATAA ATTATCATCCAGAGCCAGCTTTCTATGCTGGTCATCTTACAGTTGATGAAGTGAAAGACACTTTTTTGTCATTTCGTGGCTGGAGTAAAGGGGTTGCATTTATCAATGGATATAATATAGGAAGATTTTGGCCG TCCTTTGGGCCACAGTGTAACCTTTATGTTCCCGCTCCGTTCCTGCACAAAGGGAAAAACCTTTTG GTCATTCTTGAGTTAGAGGTTCCAAATGCTGAGTTGTTTGTGACCTCAGTTGACCAACCGGATTTCACATGTGGTTCCGCAAATTCAAAAGTGCATCAAATCTGA
- the LOC107787322 gene encoding uncharacterized protein LOC107787322: MQNQITTISTSIPNHHHTTHTTFATANNLNHNYSTKRVNNNNNNNNNNNKNVLLRVNGTGQACAACKYQRRKCAPDCVLAPYFPHDRQRQFLNAHKLFGVSNITKIIRHLDQPLKDEAMRTIIFQSDVRANDPVGGCYRIIRDLQRHIDYCKAELDIVLHQLAYCRAQAVAAAAAASEQQILADHHATEESFNENNCDGVVNQADPLVNNNASSYDQQTIDYHPHSYYNHTSCQQGEDDQQYDEIQDGQLDLADINFPWSLHEQESTSTSTPNSLMKQLSVHEQCDNIKPILEGITGFGEEGLSFEHDQAFDQHSYSTREHSPIEGRG; encoded by the exons ATGCAGAATCAAATTACCACCATTAGCACCTCCATTCCTAATCACCACCACACTACTCATACAACATTCGCCACTGCTAATAATCTCAATCATAACTATAGTACTAAGCGCgtaaacaataacaacaacaacaacaacaacaataacaagaacGTTCTTCTTCGTGTCAACGGTACAGGCCAAGCTTGTGCTGCATGCAAATATCAACGTCGGAAGTGTGCCCCTGACTGCGTTCTTGCCCCTTACTTTCCTCATGATCGCCAACGCCAATTCCTCAACGCGCATAAATTGTTTGGGGTCAGCAACATTACCAAGATTATTCGACACTTAGATCAACCTCTAAAAGACGAAGCCATGCGCACCATCATCTTCCAATCTGACGTTCGTGCCAATGACCCTGTTGGTGGTTGTTATCGTATCATCCGAGACCTGCAACGCCACATTGATTATTGCAAGGCGGAGTTAGATATCGTTCTTCATCAACTCGCTTACTGCAGAGCACaggctgttgctgctgctgctgctgcctcAGAACAACAGATATTAGCAGATCATCATGCAACGGAGGAATCATTCAATGAAAATAATTGTGATGGCGTTGTGAATCAGGCAGATCCTTTGGTGAATAATAATGCATCTTCATATGATCAACAGACTATAGACTACCATCCTCATAGTTATTACAATCATACTAGTTGTCAGCAAGGTGAAGATGATCAGCAATATGATGAAATTCAAGATGGCCAATTAGATTTAGCAGATATTAACTTCCCTTGGAGCTTGCATGAACAAGAATCCACGTCTACATCGACACCTAATTCTTTGATGAAGCAACTTTCTGTTCATGAACAATGTGACAATATCAAGCCGATTCTGGAGGGAATTACAGGTTTTGGAGAAGAAGGCCTAAGTTTCGAACATGACCAAGCCTTTGATCAACACAG CTATTCAACAAGGGAACATAGTCCCATCGAAGGAAGAGGGTGA
- the LOC107787321 gene encoding putative pentatricopeptide repeat-containing protein At1g17630, translated as MLHCRWPRRLTSLPPFSVSPTIFNHFHSLSSANQSHNTQNHQLDLLDHLLQQCSLYNLKQLKQIHAKFISIGSSNSSFVAARLISVYAKFELLNEAQKVFETCPNECFSNLFLWNSILRANVSHGKCEEAVKLYIKMREFGSLADGFGFPLIIKACGMLGDYNLCSIVHCHVVQMGFRDHLHVGNELMNMYGKIGRMEIAHKVLDRMTVRTQISWNIIVSGFAQNFDCDAAYETFLQMELEGFVPNSVTWTSLLSSFARCRRHEDTWKLYVLMRKKEVEATAEALAVVISVCVGDDAIRKCETVHGYVIKGGFENNSIVINSLLCTYGKSGAVKQAECLFSGLQLKTIVTWNSLVSCYAESGLCNEAYSLFLQLQELDDPMMKPNVISWSAVIGAFAMAERHEESLEIFRRMQVARVVANDVTISSVLSVCAELSNFRLGMEVHGYSVRFLVDKNTLMGNGLVNMYMKCGSLQKGNIIFEGIGKKDLISWNTMISGFGMHGLGVNALETFEQMINAGTKPDEVTFVAVLSACGHAGLVDEGNKVFDQMKRVFGIEPQMEHYACMVDLFGRAGLLQRASEMVQNMPMRPNPCVWGALLNSCKMHKNTEVAEETAAQIFNLESEMTGSYMLLCNLYAGNGRWKDSANVRISAKTQGLKKAPGQSWIEVKKKVYMFLAGQPMDSGMEDVHIMLNILSLHMAKEEIMPQKSTALQCAEEQEDYLYLAS; from the coding sequence ATGCTCCACTGCCGTTGGCCAAGGCGCCTCACTTCCCTCCCTCCATTTTCAGTTTCCCCTACAATTTTCAACcattttcattctctttcttcAGCCAATCAATCTCACAACACCCAAAATCATCAGCTTGACTTGTTGGACCATCTACTTCAACAATGTAGCCTTTATAATCTTAAACAACTGAAGCAAATTCATGCAAAGTTCATAAGTATTGGTTCGTCAAACTCTTCTTTTGTAGCTGCCAGACTTATATCCGTTTACGCTAAATTTGAGCTTCTTAATGAAGCCCAAAAAGTATTTGAAACCTGCCCAAATGAGTGCTTCTCGAATTTATTTTTGTGGAATTCGATCTTGAGGGCTAACGTTTCTCATGGAAAATGTGAAGAGGCTGTAAAGCTTTATATTAAAATGCGTGAATTTGGAAGTTTGGCTGATGGGTTTGGTTTTCCTTTAATTATAAAGGCATGTGGTATGTTGGGTGACTATAATCTGTGTAGCATAGTGCATTGTCATGTTGTACAAATGGGTTTTCGAGATCATCTTCATGTTGGAAATGAATTGATGAACATGTATGGGAAAATTGGGCGAATGGAAATTGCACATAAAGTGCTTGATAGAATGACCGTGAGAACTCAAATATCATGGAACATTATTGTTTCGGGTTTTGCGCAGAACTTTGACTGTGATGCTGCATACGAGACGTTTTTACAGATGGAACTTGAGGGATTTGTACCAAATTCTGTGACTTGGACGTCCTTATTATCTAGTTTTGCTAGGTGTAGACGTCACGAGGATACGTGGaaactttatgttttgatgagaAAGAAAGAAGTTGAAGCCACTGCTGAGGCACTTGCTGTTGTAATATCAGTTTGTGTTGGTGACGATGCGATTCGTAAGTGTGAGACAGTGCACGGATATGTTATTAAGGGGGGCTTTGAGAATAATTCTATTGTGATAAACTCATTATTGTGCACGTATGGGAAAAGTGGTGCTGTGAAACAGGCTGAATGTCTGTTCTCTGGATTGCAATTAAAGACTATAGTGACCTGGAATTCTTTAGTATCTTGTTACGCAGAATCAGGGCTATGTAACGAGGCCTATTCTTTATTTTTGCAGTTACAAGAGTTAGATGATCCAATGATGAAACCTAACGTCATAAGTTGGAGTGCTGTTATAGGGGCTTTTGCTATGGCTGAGAGGCACGAGGAGTCTTTAGAAATCTTTCGACGTATGCAAGTTGCTAGAGTTGTGGCCAATGATGTTACAATTTCAAGTGTTTTATCAGTTTGTGCAGAGCTTTCAAACTTCCGTCTTGGTATGGAAGTCCATGGTTATTCAGTACGGTTTCTAGTGGACAAAAATACTTTGATGGGGAATGGGTTGGTTAATATGTACATGAAGTGTGGTAGTCTGCAGAAAGGGAACATAATATTTGAGGGCATAGGAAAAAAAGATTTAATTTCATGGAACACAATGATTTCTGGATTTGGAATGCATGGACTTGGTGTTAATGCCCTAGAAACATTTGAACAGATGATTAATGCTGGAACGAAGCCAGATGAAGTTACTTTTGTTGCAGTTCTTTCTGCATGTGGTCATGCAGGCCTTGTTGACGAGGGGAATAAAGTTTTCGATCAGATGAAGCGTGTGTTTGGAATTGAACCACAAATGGAGCATTATGCTTGTATGGTAGATCTTTTTGGCCGTGCTGGGCTATTGCAGAGGGCTAGTGAAATGGTGCAAAACATGCCAATGAGGCCCAATCCCTGTGTCTGGGGAGCACTGCTTAACTCTTGTAAAATGCATAAAAACACGGAAGTCGCAGAAGAAACCGCTGCTCAGATTTTCAACCTCGAGTCTGAGATGACGGGGAGCTACATGTTGCTCTGTAATCTATATGCTGGAAATGGAAGGTGGAAGGATTCAGCAAATGTGAGGATATCAGCAAAGACACAGGGTTTGAAAAAAGCTCCAGGACAAAGCTGGATTGAGGTGAAAAAGAAGGTTTATATGTTCTTAGCAGGGCAACCTATGGACTCGGGGATGGAAGATGTTCATATAATGCTTAATATTCTAAGCCTTCATATGGCTAAGGAAGAAATCATGCCCCAAAAGAGCACTGCTTTACAATGTGCAGAAGAACAAGAAGACTATCTGTATTTGGCATCATGA